The following are from one region of the Mannheimia granulomatis genome:
- the glgC gene encoding glucose-1-phosphate adenylyltransferase — MLNQESTALVARQDLTNDTLVLILAGGRGSRLYELTDKRAKPAVYFGGSRRIIDFALSNCINSNLLKIGVITQYAAHSLLRHLQRGWSFLPYERNQYIDMLPARQQLDENTWYRGTADAVYQNMAMMKSHYRPKYVVILAGDHIYKMDYTQMLKDHVDQGAKCTVGCIEVPRSQASEFGVMAVNEKLKVKEFVEKPADPPSMPGKPESSLASMGIYVFNADYLYEMLEKEASTPGTSHDFGKDIIPKAVEQGVLYAHPFERSCKGRNASGAIYWRDVGTIDSYWAAHMDLVSEEPELDLYDESWPIHGRPQQTAPARFFYNRARARTLDNSLIAGGCVITDAEISNSVLFNRVHVEAESVIEHAVILPQVTIGKNCIIKRAVIDRHCVLPDGLQIGVNLEDDVKHFRVSKEGIVLVTQKMLDKLAGKEVCSDIKYTI, encoded by the coding sequence ATGCTTAATCAAGAATCAACGGCACTAGTTGCCAGACAGGATCTGACTAACGATACTTTAGTTTTAATTTTAGCCGGTGGACGGGGTTCTCGTTTGTATGAATTGACTGATAAACGGGCAAAACCTGCAGTCTATTTTGGCGGGAGTCGCCGTATTATCGACTTCGCTTTATCGAACTGTATTAACTCTAACTTATTGAAAATTGGCGTGATCACCCAATATGCTGCTCACTCATTGTTGCGTCATTTACAACGTGGTTGGTCATTTTTACCTTATGAACGTAATCAATATATTGATATGTTGCCGGCTCGCCAACAATTAGATGAAAACACGTGGTATCGTGGCACGGCTGATGCTGTCTATCAAAATATGGCGATGATGAAATCGCACTATCGTCCGAAATATGTGGTGATCTTAGCCGGAGACCATATCTACAAAATGGACTACACCCAGATGTTAAAAGACCACGTAGATCAAGGAGCGAAATGTACTGTCGGCTGTATTGAAGTACCTCGCTCACAAGCTTCAGAATTTGGTGTGATGGCGGTAAATGAAAAATTAAAAGTCAAAGAATTTGTAGAAAAACCGGCTGATCCACCATCAATGCCGGGCAAGCCTGAATCATCGCTTGCCTCAATGGGAATCTATGTTTTTAATGCAGATTATCTCTATGAAATGCTGGAAAAAGAAGCTTCAACACCGGGAACTTCTCACGATTTCGGGAAAGATATCATCCCAAAAGCGGTAGAGCAAGGCGTGTTATATGCTCACCCATTTGAGCGTTCTTGCAAAGGACGTAACGCGAGTGGGGCAATTTATTGGCGTGATGTGGGAACAATTGATAGCTATTGGGCTGCTCACATGGATTTAGTCTCTGAGGAGCCGGAATTAGACTTATATGATGAATCTTGGCCGATTCATGGTCGCCCGCAGCAAACCGCACCGGCTCGTTTCTTCTATAATCGAGCTCGTGCCAGAACCCTAGACAACTCCCTCATTGCCGGTGGCTGTGTGATTACCGATGCAGAAATCAGTAACTCGGTACTGTTTAACCGTGTTCATGTTGAGGCAGAATCGGTGATCGAACATGCGGTGATTCTGCCACAGGTAACAATCGGGAAAAACTGTATTATCAAACGTGCAGTGATTGACCGTCATTGTGTGCTGCCTGATGGATTACAAATCGGTGTGAACTTGGAAGATGATGTGAAACATTTCCGTGTGAGTAAAGAAGGTATTGTGTTAGTTACACAAAAAATGCTGGATAAGCTTGCCGGAAAAGAGGTGTGTTCGGATATTAAATATACAATTTAA
- the glgA gene encoding glycogen synthase GlgA, producing MKVLHVCSEMYPLIKTGGLADVMGALPFAQQQVGNDVRVLIPYYPKVTQTLGETVEVATIGTFAGLVTVRFAYFNDLGVYVIDAPHLFMREGNPYHDSNYQDYPDNYKRFALLGYIGAQLAQGLDHWWGGVDVLHAHDWQAGLACAYLKSWGSSIKSVFTIHNIAYLGHFNAFHLAELGLPWAFFHAEGLEFYGEISYLKAGLYFADRITTVSPTYAREITEEIAGAGLHGLLATRQYQGRLRGILNGVDGKVWDPETDPNIIANYRPNYMHGKAKNKAELQRIFGLPEDKEALLMVMVTRLTEQKGADFLLANIDTLMQHNVQIVVLGSGSPDLENALRYFQHKYPNQIGVKIGYDEALSHQIIAGGDLILVPSRFEPCGLTQLYGLKYGTLPLVRRTGGLADTVLDSHKESIENRTATGFVFDYPDASAFLDAAMRAISLWQKQKLWSSVRQNALAQDFGWTKVAEQYQNLYHEII from the coding sequence ATGAAAGTTTTACATGTTTGCTCTGAAATGTACCCTCTTATTAAAACCGGCGGGCTTGCTGATGTAATGGGGGCATTACCTTTTGCGCAACAACAAGTGGGTAATGATGTTAGAGTATTAATTCCTTACTATCCTAAAGTTACCCAAACATTGGGTGAAACAGTAGAAGTTGCCACAATCGGGACTTTTGCCGGTTTAGTAACGGTTAGATTTGCTTATTTTAATGATTTAGGTGTGTATGTAATTGATGCTCCACATCTATTTATGCGTGAGGGTAACCCTTATCACGACAGTAATTATCAAGATTATCCCGATAATTATAAACGTTTTGCTTTGTTGGGCTATATTGGTGCGCAGTTAGCACAAGGGCTAGATCATTGGTGGGGAGGCGTAGATGTTCTACACGCTCATGATTGGCAGGCAGGCCTTGCCTGTGCTTACCTAAAAAGCTGGGGAAGTTCGATAAAAAGTGTATTTACCATTCACAATATTGCTTATCTCGGGCATTTTAACGCTTTCCATTTGGCGGAGCTTGGTTTACCGTGGGCGTTTTTCCATGCTGAAGGTCTGGAGTTTTACGGTGAAATTTCCTACCTAAAAGCCGGCTTATATTTTGCCGATCGCATTACTACTGTAAGCCCGACCTATGCTCGTGAAATTACTGAAGAAATTGCCGGTGCAGGCTTGCATGGTTTATTGGCAACCCGTCAATATCAAGGTAGGTTACGTGGTATTTTAAATGGGGTAGACGGTAAGGTATGGGATCCGGAAACCGATCCAAATATTATTGCCAATTACCGCCCGAACTATATGCACGGTAAAGCGAAAAACAAAGCAGAATTGCAACGTATTTTTGGTTTACCTGAAGATAAAGAAGCTCTACTGATGGTAATGGTAACCCGTTTAACCGAGCAAAAAGGAGCGGATTTCTTATTGGCTAATATTGATACCTTAATGCAGCATAATGTGCAAATCGTAGTGCTGGGTAGTGGCTCGCCGGATTTAGAAAATGCGTTACGCTATTTCCAACATAAATATCCGAACCAAATCGGCGTGAAAATTGGTTATGATGAAGCTTTATCTCATCAAATTATTGCCGGTGGCGATCTGATTTTAGTCCCAAGTCGTTTTGAGCCTTGTGGCTTAACTCAACTTTATGGCTTGAAATACGGCACCTTACCGCTTGTTCGTCGCACCGGTGGCTTAGCCGATACGGTATTGGATAGCCATAAAGAAAGCATTGAAAACCGCACGGCAACAGGTTTTGTGTTTGATTATCCAGATGCATCTGCATTTTTAGATGCTGCCATGCGAGCCATTAGCTTATGGCAGAAACAGAAATTATGGTCAAGTGTTCGCCAAAATGCGTTAGCACAAGATTTTGGTTGGACAAAAGTGGCAGAGCAGTATCAAAATTTATATCACGAAATTATTTAA
- the trmJ gene encoding tRNA (cytosine(32)/uridine(32)-2'-O)-methyltransferase TrmJ yields MQILDQIHIILVETSLPANIGSAARAMKTMGLAQLRLVAPKHPIDEQAYALAAGAKDVLDNAQIFSSFDEAIADCQLVIGTSARLRHLQSTLIEPRDCGELALQRVKNGKVAVVFGRERVGLTNEELLKCHYHLNFPTNPDYGSLNLAMAVQLASYEIRMAYLQNPQEKRPLAEQKEYPTAQALEHFFDHTERLYKELGFIRNEAVMLKLRRLYQRAELESNELNLLRGMLTAVEKSK; encoded by the coding sequence ATGCAGATTCTCGATCAAATTCACATTATTCTTGTTGAAACGTCACTCCCGGCCAATATAGGCTCAGCAGCCCGAGCAATGAAAACAATGGGTCTAGCTCAGCTACGTTTAGTTGCTCCAAAGCATCCGATAGATGAACAAGCATACGCCCTTGCTGCCGGTGCTAAAGATGTGCTGGATAACGCCCAAATTTTCTCTTCTTTTGATGAGGCAATTGCCGATTGTCAGCTGGTAATAGGCACCAGTGCCAGACTTCGTCATTTACAAAGCACCTTAATTGAGCCGAGAGATTGCGGTGAATTGGCACTACAGCGAGTAAAAAACGGCAAAGTCGCGGTCGTGTTTGGGCGTGAACGTGTTGGACTAACCAATGAAGAATTGCTGAAATGCCACTATCATCTGAATTTCCCAACCAATCCGGATTATGGCTCGCTTAATTTAGCCATGGCAGTTCAATTGGCAAGTTACGAAATCCGAATGGCGTATTTGCAAAATCCTCAAGAAAAACGACCGCTTGCAGAACAAAAAGAGTACCCTACCGCACAGGCATTAGAACATTTTTTTGATCACACTGAACGCTTGTATAAAGAGTTAGGCTTTATTCGTAATGAAGCTGTAATGCTAAAACTTCGCCGTCTTTATCAACGAGCAGAATTAGAAAGTAATGAACTGAATTTATTGAGGGGAATGCTCACTGCGGTTGAGAAATCCAAATAG
- a CDS encoding glycogen/starch/alpha-glucan phosphorylase, with product MGSQSLSPEMIKNVKNAILHKMVFALGVEPRDASKRNWLNATLRVVRDLSTEDWLQTRRSQVANGSRRVYYLSMEFLMGRTFSNAMISEGVYELVGAALKELGQDLEAIINEEGDPGLGNGGLGRLAACYMDSLATMKIPAIGYGIQYEYGMFRQEIRNGEQVEQPDEWLENEFVWPYLRSSKRFPVRFGGKTWREGKKVVWQPEEEITAQAHDQLIPGFETTSTNSLRLWSAHASGKGFGLSDFNRGDYFAAMVKQNSSEDVSRVLYPDDSTYNGRELRLRQEYFLCSASVQDIVRRHEAEFGSCINLADKVAIHLNDTHPTLAVPELMRILIDEKGYSWEQAWAMTHKIFFYTNHTLMSEALETWSVEMLGRILPRHLEIIFDINEHFLEQVRSQFPDDNDIISRVSLIDEQGDRRVRMAWLAVVASTKVNGVAKIHSDLMVESIFADFSRIFPNRFTNVTNGVTPRRWIKIANPGLANILDKHIGDKWLTDLSELEKFNVFVDDADVQAEIAAVKTENKRRLAKYVEETQGIKLNPDAIFDVQVKRIHKYKRQQMNVLHIITLYNRILKNPGADWTPRVFIFAGKAASAYYAAKKVIRLINDVANVVNNDPRINDLIKVVFIPNYGVSLAQMIIPAADVSEQISLAGTEASGTSNMKFALNGALTIGTLDGANVEILECVGKENIFIFGNEVEQVEELRRNGYSPYHYYEKDSELNEAISQILNGKFSPEDPYRYQDLILNSGDYYQACADYRSYVEAQEKVVQAYRNKKAWTRSAIINIANMGYFSSDRSVMDYAQNIWKIEPMSEEQLKGDSTFDSILESSNKLLNLKK from the coding sequence ATGGGCAGTCAGTCATTAAGTCCTGAAATGATTAAAAATGTCAAAAATGCCATTTTACACAAAATGGTTTTTGCATTAGGGGTGGAGCCTCGTGATGCAAGCAAACGCAATTGGCTAAATGCTACACTTCGAGTGGTGCGTGATTTATCTACCGAAGATTGGTTACAAACCCGCCGTAGCCAAGTGGCGAATGGAAGTCGTCGAGTCTATTATCTTTCAATGGAATTTTTGATGGGGCGGACTTTCAGTAATGCGATGATTTCAGAAGGAGTTTATGAGCTTGTTGGTGCTGCGTTAAAAGAGTTAGGGCAAGATCTGGAAGCGATAATTAATGAAGAGGGCGATCCGGGCTTAGGTAATGGTGGTTTGGGGCGTTTGGCAGCGTGCTATATGGATAGTTTGGCTACGATGAAGATTCCGGCTATCGGTTACGGCATTCAATATGAATATGGAATGTTCCGTCAAGAAATTCGCAACGGCGAGCAAGTTGAGCAGCCTGATGAATGGTTGGAAAATGAATTTGTATGGCCATATCTACGTTCGAGTAAGCGTTTTCCTGTGCGTTTTGGCGGCAAAACATGGCGTGAAGGCAAAAAAGTAGTTTGGCAGCCGGAAGAAGAGATTACTGCACAAGCTCATGACCAATTAATTCCAGGCTTTGAAACCACATCAACCAACAGCTTACGTTTATGGTCTGCTCACGCATCTGGTAAAGGTTTTGGTTTATCTGATTTCAACCGTGGTGACTATTTTGCGGCAATGGTAAAACAAAACAGCTCGGAAGATGTTTCCCGTGTGCTTTACCCGGATGATTCCACCTATAACGGCCGTGAGTTACGTTTACGCCAAGAATATTTCCTTTGCTCGGCATCGGTGCAAGATATTGTCCGCCGTCACGAAGCGGAGTTCGGCTCTTGCATCAACTTAGCCGATAAAGTAGCGATTCACTTAAACGATACTCACCCAACCCTTGCCGTGCCTGAATTAATGCGCATCTTAATTGACGAAAAAGGCTATTCTTGGGAACAAGCGTGGGCGATGACACACAAAATTTTCTTCTACACCAACCACACTTTAATGAGCGAAGCGTTAGAAACTTGGTCGGTGGAGATGTTAGGTCGCATTTTACCTCGTCATTTAGAGATTATTTTTGACATCAACGAACATTTCTTAGAGCAAGTTCGCAGCCAATTTCCGGATGATAACGATATTATCTCTCGTGTCTCATTAATTGATGAGCAAGGCGATCGTCGTGTGCGTATGGCTTGGCTTGCGGTTGTGGCTTCAACAAAAGTAAACGGTGTGGCGAAAATTCACTCAGATTTAATGGTTGAATCAATTTTTGCTGACTTCTCCCGCATTTTCCCGAACCGTTTCACTAACGTAACGAACGGGGTAACGCCTCGCCGTTGGATCAAAATTGCTAACCCGGGACTCGCGAATATTTTAGATAAACATATTGGTGATAAATGGCTGACTGATTTAAGCGAGCTTGAGAAATTCAATGTGTTTGTGGACGATGCGGACGTGCAAGCAGAAATTGCGGCAGTGAAAACTGAGAATAAACGCCGCTTGGCAAAATATGTGGAAGAAACCCAAGGTATTAAATTAAATCCGGATGCGATTTTTGATGTGCAAGTTAAGCGTATCCACAAATACAAACGCCAACAAATGAATGTGTTACACATTATCACATTGTATAACCGCATTTTGAAAAATCCGGGTGCTGATTGGACTCCACGAGTATTCATCTTTGCCGGCAAAGCGGCAAGTGCCTACTATGCAGCAAAAAAAGTGATCCGCTTAATCAATGATGTGGCAAATGTGGTGAATAACGACCCTCGCATTAATGATTTAATCAAAGTAGTCTTTATCCCGAACTACGGTGTATCTCTAGCTCAAATGATTATTCCGGCAGCGGATGTCTCTGAGCAGATTTCACTTGCCGGTACTGAAGCATCAGGTACCTCTAATATGAAATTTGCTCTCAATGGTGCTTTAACCATTGGTACACTAGATGGGGCAAACGTCGAAATTTTAGAGTGTGTAGGTAAAGAGAATATCTTTATTTTCGGTAACGAAGTCGAGCAAGTGGAAGAACTTCGCCGCAACGGCTATTCGCCATATCATTACTACGAAAAAGACAGTGAGTTGAATGAAGCGATTTCACAAATCTTAAACGGCAAATTCTCACCGGAAGATCCGTACCGTTACCAAGATTTAATCTTAAATTCAGGCGACTACTACCAAGCCTGTGCAGATTATCGCAGCTATGTAGAAGCTCAAGAAAAAGTGGTTCAAGCTTACCGTAATAAGAAAGCGTGGACACGTTCTGCAATCATCAATATTGCGAATATGGGTTACTTCTCATCAGACCGCTCAGTAATGGATTACGCACAAAATATCTGGAAAATCGAGCCGATGAGTGAAGAACAGCTAAAAGGCGATTCGACCTTTGATAGTATTCTAGAGAGTTCAAATAAACTATTGAATTTAAAGAAATAA
- the glgX gene encoding glycogen debranching protein GlgX translates to MHYFRGKPFPFGSQTSVQTGKFGTNFAIFSENATAITLSVFDEHNQEHSIPMYCTEGTWHVFVPGIGTGTKYGYRVKGVVDENRGFLFNENKLLLDPYAKAITGTPDLSSVEAASWYIWNDERDNAHFASKSIVVDEKFDWEQDCQLFTPWAETIIYELQVKGFSKLNPEIPEKLRGTFAGLAHSASIAHLKKLGITAVELLPITYHIDETHLQKQGLVNYWGYNVLGHFAVDPSLAADKQNPLLEFKQMVKTLHQENIEVIMDVVFNHTAESDKNGPMLSFRGIDNHAYWQNEHGEYENWTGCGNTLNLTNPYILRWAIDCLCYWVEECHIDGFRFDLASILGRTPHFSEKADVFKAIRSCSRLAHTKLIAEPWDIGTGGYQLGRFPESFYQWNDCYRDDMRCLWLQQKGNLGLFACRFAGSDDIFSKYTSSKSINFIASHDGFNLQDLVSYNQKHNLANGEQNRDGDNENYSYNHGVEGETDDESVKNQREMTACGLLATLFLSAGVPMLLAGDEMGHSQQGNNNCYCQDNETAWLDWEKANQARIDYVAALIALRKKIPLLSKQNKWWDSQSVSWLNVSAQSMQVHDWHNNELKEIAILLQDKWLILVNAKHQKQQFRLPEGNWTVVLGQITGTLMTDTQAVTLNDMGVCVLQKSDAIHTATLETQHA, encoded by the coding sequence ATGCACTATTTTAGAGGAAAGCCTTTTCCATTTGGCAGTCAGACTTCTGTACAAACGGGTAAATTTGGCACAAATTTTGCAATTTTTTCTGAAAATGCGACCGCTATAACATTGTCTGTTTTTGATGAGCATAACCAAGAACACAGTATTCCAATGTACTGCACAGAGGGTACGTGGCATGTTTTTGTGCCAGGAATCGGTACCGGCACAAAATATGGTTATCGGGTAAAAGGTGTAGTGGATGAAAATCGCGGCTTTTTGTTTAATGAAAATAAATTATTACTCGATCCTTACGCTAAAGCGATTACAGGCACACCTGATTTAAGTAGCGTTGAAGCAGCCTCATGGTATATTTGGAACGATGAGCGTGATAATGCCCATTTCGCCTCAAAATCAATTGTTGTTGATGAAAAATTTGATTGGGAACAGGATTGTCAGCTTTTTACCCCTTGGGCGGAAACCATTATTTATGAGTTGCAGGTTAAAGGCTTTAGTAAGCTGAATCCTGAGATTCCTGAAAAATTAAGAGGCACTTTTGCCGGTTTGGCACACTCGGCGTCGATCGCACATTTGAAAAAACTTGGCATTACTGCAGTGGAATTATTGCCGATTACTTACCATATCGATGAAACCCATTTGCAGAAGCAAGGTTTAGTGAATTATTGGGGCTACAACGTGTTAGGACATTTTGCGGTAGATCCGAGCTTAGCGGCAGATAAACAAAATCCGTTGCTAGAATTTAAGCAAATGGTGAAAACGCTTCATCAAGAGAATATTGAAGTGATTATGGATGTGGTGTTTAACCATACCGCAGAAAGCGATAAAAATGGTCCAATGCTGAGTTTTCGGGGGATTGATAACCACGCTTATTGGCAAAATGAGCACGGTGAATATGAGAATTGGACAGGCTGTGGCAACACATTAAATTTAACCAATCCTTATATACTTCGTTGGGCAATCGATTGCTTATGCTATTGGGTGGAGGAGTGTCATATCGATGGTTTCCGTTTTGATTTAGCTTCAATTTTAGGTAGAACACCTCATTTTTCCGAAAAAGCAGATGTTTTTAAAGCAATCAGAAGTTGTTCGAGATTAGCCCATACTAAATTGATTGCTGAGCCTTGGGATATCGGTACAGGAGGTTACCAATTAGGCAGATTTCCGGAATCCTTTTATCAATGGAACGATTGTTACCGTGATGATATGCGATGTTTATGGCTACAACAAAAAGGTAATTTAGGGTTGTTTGCTTGCCGTTTTGCCGGCAGCGATGATATTTTTTCTAAGTATACATCTTCTAAAAGCATTAATTTTATTGCCTCGCACGATGGTTTTAATCTGCAAGATTTAGTCAGCTATAACCAAAAACATAACTTGGCTAACGGCGAACAAAATCGTGACGGAGATAATGAGAATTACAGCTACAACCATGGTGTTGAGGGCGAAACCGATGATGAATCGGTAAAAAATCAGCGAGAAATGACCGCTTGTGGGCTATTGGCAACGTTATTTCTATCTGCCGGTGTGCCGATGCTGCTTGCCGGCGATGAAATGGGACATAGCCAGCAGGGTAATAATAACTGTTATTGCCAAGATAATGAAACCGCTTGGTTGGATTGGGAAAAAGCCAATCAAGCACGAATAGATTATGTAGCGGCATTAATTGCGCTACGCAAAAAAATCCCGTTACTCTCAAAACAAAATAAATGGTGGGATAGCCAATCGGTCAGTTGGCTGAATGTTTCGGCACAGTCTATGCAAGTCCATGATTGGCATAATAATGAATTAAAAGAAATAGCAATTTTATTACAGGATAAATGGTTGATTTTGGTTAATGCCAAACACCAAAAACAGCAATTTCGATTGCCTGAAGGCAACTGGACAGTGGTTTTAGGGCAAATAACAGGAACTTTGATGACAGACACGCAAGCAGTTACACTCAATGATATGGGAGTATGCGTACTTCAAAAAAGTGATGCAATTCACACAGCAACATTGGAGACACAACATGCTTAA